The Pseudomonas benzenivorans region CGGTCAACCACGCCACCAGTAACGAGGGCCTGGTGCGCCGTCACCTGCTCCGCGGGCCGGCCGCCGAGGCGCGTTTGCTCGGCCTCTATCAGGTCGCCGGCAGCCTCGAGCAGGCCGCCCTCAAGGCCGAGCAGGCGCTGGCCGAGCTGCCGCCGATCGACGTGCTGGTGCTGGGCATGGGCGACGACGGCCATACCGCCTCGCTGTTCCCGGGCAGCCCGAACCTGGACCTGGCCCTGCAAACCGATTGTCCGCGCCGTTGCCTGCCGATGCAGGCGCCGAGCGAGCCGCGCCAGCGCTTGAGCCTGACCCTGCCGCTGCTGGCCGCGGCGCGCCGCCCGCTGCTGGCGATCCAGGGGCCGGCCAAGCTGGCCACCCTGAGCGCGGCCCTGAGCCATGCCGATGCGAGCAGCATGCCGATCCGCGCCTTCCTCCGTTCCCCTCTTGAAATCTACTGGTGCCCTTAGGGCCGAAGGACCAGCCGACATGACCAACAACGACACCCGCCAGGCCGCGCGCATGGCCGACAAGATCGCCCAGCTCGACAGCATCTGCGCCCGTGCGCGGATCATGCCGGTGATCACCATCGCCCGCGAAGAAGATATCCTGCCCCTGGCCGATGCCTTGGCCGCCGGCGGCCTCACGGTGCTGGAGATCACCCTGCGCTCGGCCCACGGCCTGACCGCCATCCGCCGCCTGCGCGAGCAGCGCCCCGAACTGTGCGTCGGCGCCGGCACCGTGCTCGACCGGCCGATGCTCGCCGCGGCCGAGCAGGCCGGCGCCCAGTTCATCGTCACCCCGGGCTCCACCGCCGAGCTGCTGCAGGCCGGCCTGGAGAGCGCCGTGCCCATGCTGCCGGGCACCAGCAGCGCCTCGGACATCATGCTCGGCTACGGCCTCGGCTACCGGCGCTTCAAGCTGTTCCCGGCCGAGGTATGCGGCGGCACCGCGGCGCTCAAGGCTCTCGGCGGGCCGTTCGGCGGCGTGCGGTTCTGCCCGACCGGCGGCATCAACCCGGACAATCTGCAGGGCTACATGGCGCTGCCCAATGTGATGTGCGTCGGCGGCAGCTGGATGTTCGACAGCGAGTGGGTGAACAACGGCGACTGGGCGCGCATCCAGCAAGCCAGCGCCGAGGCCCTGCAACTGCTGGACTGAGCCCGCCACGCCGGCGATGACCAACCCGGGCGCGCGGCCGCCGCCCCAGCCTTCTCTGGAAACCCGACCATGAATCAGCTCCCGGTCGAGCAGCCCCTGCTGCTCGGCATGATGCGCCTGCTCGTCTATCCCGAACTGGCCGATCCGCAAGCCCTCTTGGGCTTCGTCGAGCGCTGCGTGGAACGGGGCCTGAACGGCTTCGACCACGCCGATATCTACGGCCTGGGCCAGTGCGAGGCGCACTTTGGCGCGGCCCTGCGCCTGCGTCCCGAACTGCGTCAGCAACTGCAGTTGATCGGCAAGGCCGGCATCGTGCTGGCGGCACAGGACAGTTCGCGCTGGCGGGTCAAGCACTACAACAGCGCGGCCGGTTACCTGACCGAGGCGGTAGAGACCTCCCTGAAGCGCCTGGGCGTCGAACGCCTGGATGGCTTCCTGCTGCACCGCCCCGATCCGCTGCTGCAGACCGATGAAGTGGTGCGCGCCCTGCAGGCGCTGGTCGAGGGCGGCAAGGTCGGCTGGCTCGGCCTGTCCAACGCCGAGCCGCTGCACTGGCAGGTGCTCGGCCGCGTACTGCCGCTGCGCTGCAACCAGATCGAGCTGTCCTTGCTGGCCCAGCAGCCGGCCTGGGACGGCCGGTTGCAGGCGCTGCAGGCCGATGGCCTGCAGGTCCAGGCCTGGTCTCCGCTGGCCGGAGGGGCCTTCGGGCCTGCCTTGCAGCAGGCCCTGGAGGAGGTGGCCGAAGCGCTGCAGGCGACGCCCAACCAGGTCGCCCTGGCCTGGGTGCGGCGCCTGCCAGGCCGCCCCGTGCCGATCCTCGGCAGCCTGCGCTGGGCGCGGGTCGAGGAGGCCCTGGCCGGCGCGGCGCTGCAACTGGATGCGCCAACCTGGTTTCACCTGGCCGCGACGGCGCGCGGCATCAGCGCGCCCTGACGCGTTGAGCTGGGCGATTGGTCGTCCGAGCGATGAGAACTCGCCCGCGTTGGACAGGTGAGGGGCATCAGAGGCTCGGCGGCGCGGCTTTCAGGGTATTGAGCACCTGGATGTCGTAATAGGATTTCGTGCGAGATTTTCAGTACTCAGCCGAAGTAGAGGTCAGGCCACGAGGGCCACCTCCTGTCTGGCGGTGTGGTGACTGTCTGGCAACTTTGTGTTCGGCGCTGTCGGCAGGCGTTACGCGTCGCGGCTGATGCAGGGAGGGCGCGGCAGCGACAGGCGAGTTGGTGCAGGGCGAGAGTTCGGTGACCGTTAGATCGCGCTGAAAAAAGAGGGCGGCTCGCGGCCGCCCTAAAACATCCCTGGAGGGAATGGATCATTTGATCTGGATGCGCTCGAGCAGGTAGGCCTTGACGCTGGCATCGCCAACCCGGGCGGCCTCGTCGGCCAGGCGCAGGGCGCGCTCCAGATCCTGGCTGGCCAGGGCGGCATCGATGGCCTGGCGATAGTAGGCCTGGGTTTCCGGGAGCACGACCGGGGCCGGCACGCTGGGCAGGCTGTTGCCCATCTCCTTGCCGATGCTGCGCGGCGGCACATAGCTGTTGGCCAACTGGCCGCCGGCCTGATCCTCGATCAGCACCAGCTTGATGATGCCTTCCGGCGCGTGCTGGGCCACCGGGTCGGGAATGTTCGGCGTCTGGTTGCCGCGAGCCTTGGCATAGGCCTTGGCCGGGTGCTGCATGACGGTCGCGCCGGCCATCTGGGCGTCGCTGGTGTAGAGGATCAGGTAGCTCTCGTTGCCGGGGTTATCCAGGTACAGGCGATCGACGCGCAGACGGGCATCCAGGCTGTCGCCCTTCAGACCCTGGGCCGCTACGTAGTCGAAGTCGTCGGCGCCGAGCAGGCGGGTGACGCGGAACTGGCTGTCGAGCAGCATGACGTTGGGCGCCAGGACGGTATCGCCGGCCTGGCTGTATAGGCGAATCTCGAAGGAGCGGCTGTTCAGCGGCAGGGCGAAGGCACGGAAGAAGCTCTTGCCGCTGGCGAACGCGAAGGCGGGGGCGTGGCGATCGATCTGCACGCTGGCGGAAAAGTCGGGGCCTATCGGGGTGTAGGGCAGTTCGCCGAGGCTGTTGCAACATAGCGGGGCGGCGGCCAGTGCGGCCAGGGCCGAGCTCTGGCTGGTGGCGATGGGGGCGGGCGTCCGGGCCAGGGCGTCGACCCGGCGCAGGGCATCGTGGCTGCAGCCTGCCAGCAGTAAGCCGAGCAGGGCGAAACCGGTGGTCTTGATGTACGGCATGGTTGTTCCTCTTATTGTGTGCATGCCTGCGAGTCCTGTTTACGAGGGGGCCGCGCTCGATGGCGCGCGTGGCGCGGCGCGGACTCAGGAAAAAGGGCCCCGGCCTGTTGCAGGTCCGGGGCAAAACCATTGGAGCGGCGTCGTTGCGTCTGCAGCCTGCCCGGATGCAACGGGCAGTCAGGCAGTTACCACCAGGCTTCGGCTTGTACGCCGAAGGTCAGTCCGTTGTCGTCGCCGACTTCGACCGACTCGCTGGCCGCGTTGTACTTGTCGCCGTCCCACAGGGCGTAGGTGGCGAACACACGAATCTGCGGACGCGCCCAGAAGCTGCGGCCGGCGGACCATTGCTGGGCCAGGGTGATCTTCTTCAGATCGACGGTGTCGGCGCCATCGGCCTGTGGGTTGACGCGGTCGTAACCGAATTCCAGGGCGGTGCTCATGACGTTGTCCCACTTGTACACCGGGCGCACGCCGAAGGAGAGCCACTGCTGTCCGGAGTCGTTGTCGAAGTCTTTGTTCTCGTATATCTGCACGTACATCATTTCGAGGTTGTCGGTCAGACCGACCACGCCCTGGTTGACCAGGCGCTGCATGTCGCCGTCGCTGTTGCCGGTGGTGTTGCGTCCGCTGCCGCCGATAATGCCGTCGGTGCCGTACTGCAGGGCCAGCTTGTTGTAGCCGCCGAACCAGTTGCCCTGAGTGTGTTCGACGGTGATCAGGTGGCCCTTCTGGTCCCGGAAGCCCGGATCCTTCTCCTGCTCGTCGGTGAGGTTGGCTTTGCCGTAGTCGTAGCCGAATTCCAGTTTGCCGTCGGTGTTGAAGTCGATGTCGTTCAGGCGCAGGTCGAGGGTGTCGTTGGCCACGTTGGTGCCGGTACCGGCACCGTTGTACACCCATGTGCCGTCGGTGTTGCGCATCCAGGCAACGTGGGCCTTGGCGAAGCCGAGGTCGATGTTCTCGATGCCGGCACCCGGGCCGGAAACATCCCAGTAGTAGTAGTCGTTGATGTGTACGTCGTGGCGCTGGTAGTAGCGCTTGCCGGCCCACAGGGTGGAGCCGGGCAGCATGCTGAGGACGTTCTTGCCCTGTACGTTGAACTGGCGGATCGAGCTGGTGCCGTTCTCGAAGGGGTTGTCGGTGTTCTGGTTCTTGCTGTCGGTGGCTTCCCAGTCGTTAGCCTGGTTCGACTTGTAGGCGATCATGCTGTCGACGTAGAAGCTCTGTTCGCCTTCCTTCCAGACTTCCTGGCCCAGGCCGATCTCCGCGTAAGTCTCGCATTCGTTGCCCAGACGGTACTTGGCCGGCGCGCCTTTGGCCTGGAAGCAGGCTTGGTCGCCGCCGCCGGCGGTAGCGCCGATGCCTGAGCGCAGGTAACCGTGGAAGTCCACGGCTAGGGCGGGGGTCGCCAGCAGCATGGCGGCGACCAGGGCGCTGGGCCGGAACAGCTGTGCAGCTTGGTTCTTGTTCATCGTAGGACCTTTTTTGTTCTTGGATTCATGGTTGCCGGAGACTTGCGGATTGCCGTTTCGGGCTTTGGTCGCAGCCTGGTTACACAGGAGAGCATGTCGCTGACCCTTGCCCGGACTCCTCCGGGACTGCATCTGCTGTGGCTCGACCGCCCCTGTGGGGCGATGACGCCAGTGCCTGGATGACGGCTGGAGCAATCGTCATGGAGAGCGTTACGGGGTACATCATCCCGGCGGATTTATTTCAGGGCTGAGGTGCGGGGCGTAGTCGCTCCGGGCCAGGGTGGAGCAGAGTCGAGCGCGATCTACGCCGGCGCGCTACGCCCCGGAAAATTGTGTCGGAGGAGGTATGGCGCACGCGCCAGGAGCGGCAATCTGGCATGGCCGATCGGCCCTGGTGGGGTCGCCCGGCATTTCATCGCGGCGCCACGGCCTCGCAATCGGAAGCGCTCGACAACGACAACAATGGAGCTTGACGATGAATCGATTCCTGCGCGGCGCCGGGCTGGTCCTGGCCTTGACACCGCTGGCGTACCCGTGCGGCAACCTGCTCAAGGCCGCCGATACCGCTCCGCTATGGACGCTCGCGATGCCGCTTCCCCCCGCGGTAGCCGGCCGCTGAGTGCCCGGGACGCGGCTGATGCTCCCCTTATCCCGCTACCCACGACTGGAGAAATCCATGCCGTTCTCCACCAGGCTTGCCGCCCTGAGTTGCGGCTTTCTGCCGCGGCTGTACCTGCTGATCGCCGCCCTGTCCCTATTGCTGGCGCTGCTCGGTGGCAGCAGCCTGGACGCCATCGTCGACCTGCAGGGCAACACCGAGCGCCTCGCGCAGAGCTC contains the following coding sequences:
- a CDS encoding bifunctional 4-hydroxy-2-oxoglutarate aldolase/2-dehydro-3-deoxy-phosphogluconate aldolase; translation: MTNNDTRQAARMADKIAQLDSICARARIMPVITIAREEDILPLADALAAGGLTVLEITLRSAHGLTAIRRLREQRPELCVGAGTVLDRPMLAAAEQAGAQFIVTPGSTAELLQAGLESAVPMLPGTSSASDIMLGYGLGYRRFKLFPAEVCGGTAALKALGGPFGGVRFCPTGGINPDNLQGYMALPNVMCVGGSWMFDSEWVNNGDWARIQQASAEALQLLD
- the pgl gene encoding 6-phosphogluconolactonase codes for the protein MAISKLDLPVGVVARSLNDAQQLAETLAGDVAAALRAAIASQGRATLVVSGGRSPIAFFEQLARHELPWAQVLISLADERWVPVNHATSNEGLVRRHLLRGPAAEARLLGLYQVAGSLEQAALKAEQALAELPPIDVLVLGMGDDGHTASLFPGSPNLDLALQTDCPRRCLPMQAPSEPRQRLSLTLPLLAAARRPLLAIQGPAKLATLSAALSHADASSMPIRAFLRSPLEIYWCP
- a CDS encoding maltoporin, whose translation is MNKNQAAQLFRPSALVAAMLLATPALAVDFHGYLRSGIGATAGGGDQACFQAKGAPAKYRLGNECETYAEIGLGQEVWKEGEQSFYVDSMIAYKSNQANDWEATDSKNQNTDNPFENGTSSIRQFNVQGKNVLSMLPGSTLWAGKRYYQRHDVHINDYYYWDVSGPGAGIENIDLGFAKAHVAWMRNTDGTWVYNGAGTGTNVANDTLDLRLNDIDFNTDGKLEFGYDYGKANLTDEQEKDPGFRDQKGHLITVEHTQGNWFGGYNKLALQYGTDGIIGGSGRNTTGNSDGDMQRLVNQGVVGLTDNLEMMYVQIYENKDFDNDSGQQWLSFGVRPVYKWDNVMSTALEFGYDRVNPQADGADTVDLKKITLAQQWSAGRSFWARPQIRVFATYALWDGDKYNAASESVEVGDDNGLTFGVQAEAWW
- a CDS encoding MalM family protein, which translates into the protein MPYIKTTGFALLGLLLAGCSHDALRRVDALARTPAPIATSQSSALAALAAAPLCCNSLGELPYTPIGPDFSASVQIDRHAPAFAFASGKSFFRAFALPLNSRSFEIRLYSQAGDTVLAPNVMLLDSQFRVTRLLGADDFDYVAAQGLKGDSLDARLRVDRLYLDNPGNESYLILYTSDAQMAGATVMQHPAKAYAKARGNQTPNIPDPVAQHAPEGIIKLVLIEDQAGGQLANSYVPPRSIGKEMGNSLPSVPAPVVLPETQAYYRQAIDAALASQDLERALRLADEAARVGDASVKAYLLERIQIK
- a CDS encoding aldo/keto reductase is translated as MNQLPVEQPLLLGMMRLLVYPELADPQALLGFVERCVERGLNGFDHADIYGLGQCEAHFGAALRLRPELRQQLQLIGKAGIVLAAQDSSRWRVKHYNSAAGYLTEAVETSLKRLGVERLDGFLLHRPDPLLQTDEVVRALQALVEGGKVGWLGLSNAEPLHWQVLGRVLPLRCNQIELSLLAQQPAWDGRLQALQADGLQVQAWSPLAGGAFGPALQQALEEVAEALQATPNQVALAWVRRLPGRPVPILGSLRWARVEEALAGAALQLDAPTWFHLAATARGISAP